Proteins co-encoded in one Phycodurus eques isolate BA_2022a chromosome 14, UOR_Pequ_1.1, whole genome shotgun sequence genomic window:
- the gjb9a gene encoding gap junction protein beta 9a, with translation MNWSGFGSLLNGVNKYSTAFGKIWLSMIFVFRVLVFVVAAQRVWGDESKDFVCNTRQLGCTNVCYDHIFPISHIRLWALQLIFVTCPSLLVMAHVKFREDKDKKYVALHHGSHLYANPGKKRGGLWWTYLVSLVFKAGFDISFLYILYRIYHGYDLPKLSKCSLDPCPNTVDCFISRPTEKKIFMLFMVASSALCIFMCICEMVYLIGKRIVKYLKARHENERMVFADQHELTNMAPPRSLYRKTDPTLVESQLSLNKREKTRGIGATTML, from the exons ATGAACTGGTCGGGATTTGGAAGCCTATTGAACGGAGTCAATAAGTATTCCACTGCGTTCGGGAAGATTTGGCTGTCCATGATCTTTGTCTTCCGTGTGCTAGTATTTGTGGTGGCAGCACAGAGAGTTTGGGGCGATGAGagcaaagactttgtgtgcaaCACACGACAG CTGGGCTGCACCAATGTCTGCTATGACCACATCTTCCCCATCTCCCACATCCGTCTGTGGGCACTGCAGCTGATCTTTGTCACCTGTCCGTCTCTATTGGTGATGGCTCATGTCAAATTCCGGGAAGATAAGGACAAGAAGTATGTGGCGTTGCACCATGGCTCCCACCTGTATGCCAACCCTGGCAAGAAGAGAGGAGGGCTGTGGTGGACCTATCTAGTTAGTTTGGTCTTCAAAGCTGGATTCGACATTTCATTCCTATACATTCTATATCGGATTTACCACGGATATGACCTGCCAAA GTTATCCAAGTGTTCACTGGATCCATGCCCAAACACTGTGGACTGCTTCATTAGCCGGCCAACTGAGAAAAAGATCTTCATGTTGTTTATGGTCGCCTCCAGTGCACTCTGCATCTTCATGTGCATTTGTGAGATGGTTTATCTCATTGGCAAGCGCATCGTCAAATACCTAAAGGCCCGACATGAGAATGAGAGAATGGTGTTTGCTGATCAGCATGAGCTCACCAACATGGCCCCACCCAGGTCGCTGTACAGGAAGACTGATCCAACATTAGTTGAGAGCCAGCTAAGTTTAAATAAGAGAGAGAAGACCAGAGGTATTGGTGCAACTACAATGCTTTAG